The genomic region CGCGTGCCATCTTTCCACCCTCACTCGGACGGAATTCGACACTGTGCACACGAACCCCTGGTGGGATGTGTAGCAGTGGCATGCGATTTCCGGTGGCAATGGCAATCTGTTGTAGCGATGAGCTAATCGTGTCCCCCACCTTGAGGCCATCCGGAGCAATAATGTAGGCCTTGGTAGCATCTGGGTATGTGATGAGCGCAAGGTGCGCGCTGCGGTTTGGGTCATATTCAATAGCCGCAATGGTTGCAACTTCGTCATAGCGAGTCCGACGGAAATCAACGATACGAACATACCGTCTGGCACCACCGCCACGATGACGCACAGTAATTTTCCCTTGGTTGTTTCGACCGCCACTTCGTCGTTTAAAAAAGATGAGTGACTTTTCTGGCTCGCTTTTTGTGAGCACGTCAAACGACTGCACGCTCGACTTACGGCGACCAGGAGACGTTGGTTTGTGAATGCGTACTGGCATAGAATTAGACGCCTTCAATTACCGTAATCGACTTACCCTTTGGTAGCGTTACAACGGCTTTCTTCCAGTCGCTCGTCCAGCCACTGGCGTTACGACGCAAACGCTCCTTGCCTCGAACTTTAATAACATGCACGGCAACGGGACGAATGCCATACACTGCCTCAACAGCCAAAGCGATGGTAATCTTGTTCGATCGCTGACTGACCGCGAAGACATACTGATTCATAGCTGCCAGGTGCGCAGCCTTCTCTGTAACCACTGGTCGAACAAGTACGCCATTCTGTGCCGCTACTTTCTTGGCAGCTGCTGCTTTCTTGGTAGTTTTCTTTTCCACAGGCTTTACCGCCGTGCTCCCTTTTGCAATCTTAGGAGCGGCCACAGGTGCTTCGTCTGCTTGGAACAATTTCTCTAAAATACTCATACTGTTTTTTCTGCCTTGTCACGCTTGGCGAACCAGGCTTCCATCGCCACAACGCCTTCCGGTGTCGTGAGCGTGTACTCGGCGCCAATAATAGTTTTGATATTCAAACTGTCGGTACGAATTGCTTCAAAGCCCTTGAGGTTCCGTGTTGAACGCTTCAATGAGTCACTGATAGTTGGCACCACAACAACGGTCTTTGGTTGACGAGTCGCTTTGATGGCCGTGAGTATGGCTTTGGCCACACCGCTAAAATCTTTCGTTTTGCCAGCCTCAGGAAGAGACTCCATAACCAAGAAACGCTGCGCACCAACCTTGTCAGACAATGCCATGAGTAACGCCTTGCGTCGCATCTTCTTGTTTATCTTCACGCTGTAGTTGGCGTCATTTCGAGGACCAAACGTAACTCCACCACCACGCCAAATAGGAGAACGACTGGAACCGTGACGAGCACGACCTGTTCCCTTCTGCTTCCATGGCTTCTTACCACCACCACGAACGTCCGCTCTCGTTTTTGTGTGCGCTATAACTTTTCGAGCGTTTGCTTGCTCAGCCACAACGGCTTGCTGAATGAGGAGCGCATTTGCCGGTACGGCAAAGAAACGGTCGCTCAGCTCTCGCTCGCCCGTTTGCACACCCTTTAAATTAAAGACTGGAACTTTTGCCATAGAATTACAGCGCGTTACGAAGCAGCACAACCGAATGTCGCGCTCCTGGCACAGCTCCCTTAACAAGAAGCTCTCCGGCAGCTGCATTGACGGCAATAACTTTGAGATTAGAAACAGTTATCTGGCCACCACCCATGCGCCCGGCCATTCGTGTTCCTTTAAAGACGTGCTGCACACCACCGGCACCAATTGAACCAGGCATTCGGACCTGGTCTTTGTGACCGTGCGTCTTTGGACTACCGTGGAAGCCATGACGCTTCACGACACCTTGAAATCCCCGACCCTTTGAAGTGCCGGTAACGGTTACCATGTCTCCGACAGTGAACTGCGTTAGGTCAACCGAATCACCAATGGCCACTGCTGGAATTACTTCACCAGCCCAGGGTCGAAACTCTCGTACCGTTCTGAACTTGCCATGGGTACCAAAATGACCAAGTAGTGCCTTTGTAAGATTGCGACGTTCACCAGTGGCGAGCTGCAAGGCCGTGTAGCCATCGCGCTCGGTTGTACGAATGCCGGTAACAACACACGGCGAAACTGAAATTACAGTCACCGGTACCACGCGGCCGTCGGCCTCGCGATGTTCTGACATGTTCTTTTTTGTACCGATGATGAATTTCATATCGTTAGTAACGTGGAGGTCGAACCCGAGGGCCGACCTCCACGTATGAAGGGTAACGGCTCGGGTACTTTCTCCGCAGAGCGGAGAGTTGCCTCGGAGAACTATAAGATGTGTTTTAGAACTACATTTTTATTTCAATGTCGACGCCAGCGGGAAGGCTGAGACCCATGAGGGCATCAATCGTCTTTGCTGTCGGCTCCACTATGTCAATCAATCGCTTGTGCACCCGGATTTCGAATTGGTCGCGAGCATCTTTATCGATGAACGGAGACCGCATGACGGTAAATCGGCTCTTCTCTGTTGGCAGCGGTATTGGGCCAACAACGTTTGCCCCAGATCGAATGGCAGTATCCATTATGGTTCGAGCCGACGCATCAATGATTTTATGATCATAGGCTCGAATCTTAATGCGAACACGCTGCTGAAATTCTTCAGGCGCGCCTGCCACTTTTGGGTGTACTGCTGTCTTGGCCATGTGAGCTGTTGTAGAAAGAGCGATTCCGCAGTGGCGACGAGACCTTACTTCGTAATCTTCGTAACGACGCCCGCACCAACGGTGCGGCCACCTTCACGAATAGCGAAGCGAGTCTTGTCTTCGAGGGCCACTGGTACCATTAATTTAACCGTTACTGCTGTTGTGTCGCCAGGCATAACCATTTCGGTTCCGGCTGGCAAGGAAATCTCACCGGTCACGTCAGTAGTTCGGATGTAGAACTGTGGCTTGTAACCAGTCAAGAATGGCTTGTGTCGACCGCCTTCTTCCTTTGTCAGTGTGTACACCTCAGCTTCAAATTCGCTGTGTGGTGTTACTGAACCCGGCTTGGCGAGGACTTGACCACGATCAACGTCATCCTTCTTGGTTCCACGAAGCAACACACCAGCGTTGTCGCCCGCGCGGCCTTCGGAAAGTGACTTGTTGAACATTTCAATACCGGTAACGGTGGTCTTAACGGTGTCGCGCATACCAACCAATTCAACCTCTTCACCGACCTTCACCATACCGCGCTCGATACGACCCGTTACCACTGTGCCACGACCTTCAATGGAGAAGATGTCTTCAATTGGCATAAGGAACGGCTTGTCGGTCTCTCGAACTGGCTCTGGAACGTAGTCGTCAAGCTGCGCAACGAGATCCAAAATAGGTTTGGCGTATTCACCGGTTGGGTTCTCAAGGTCTTTCAAAGCTGAACCACGAATGATTGGTGTCTTGTCGCCTGGGAATTGGTACTTCGTCAGTAACTCACGCACCTCTTCTTCAACGAGGTCGATAAGCTCTGGATCAGACACCATGTCAACTTTATTGATGAAAACAACAATGCAAGGAACACCCACCTGACGAGCAAGTAAAATGTGCTCTCGAGTTTGTGGCATTGGTCCGTCTGTTGCGGAAACAACCAGAATAGCGGCGTCCATTTGAGCCGCACCAGTAATCATGTTTTTGACGTAGTCAGCGTGACCAGGACAGTCAACGTGTGCATAGTGCCGCTTGTCAGACTCGTATTCTACGTGCGCGGTGGCAATAGTAATACCTCGAGCCTTTTCTTCAGGCGCTTTGTCGATTTCGTCAACACCCTTCTTTTGGGCAGTTTTACCAGCTGCGCCAAGTACCGACAGCAAGGCTGCGGTTAAGGTTGTCTTTCCGTGGTCTACGTGCCCGATAGTACCGACGTTAATGTGCGGCTTCGAGCGGTCAAACATGTCTGCCATCTTGGTAGCTCCCTTGGACGACCCCCGTCAGACGGGGTTTTACCCAGTCGCCCAGATATAAAAAAAGATAATAAATTCCTTCATGAAACAGCCGCTTTGGGCTGAAAACTAGCCGACGCATCTAGCGTCGCTCTACATACTATCAGCCGATTACACGGGTGTCAACCCGCACTCGCCTACTTCTTCGCTCGTTCACCAATGATGACCTCGGTAACGTTTCGAGGTACATCAACGTACTGAGCAAATTCCATGGAGTAGCTGGCACGACCTTGAGAAATTGAGCGAAGCTCGGTCGCGTAGCCGAACAATTCGGCCAGCGGCACAATGGCGTCAATGATGCGCATCCCCGACCGCTCTCGCATCTGCTGCACCTGCCCACGCTTGGAGTTCAAGTCACCAATAACGTCACCCATAAACTGCTCTGGTGTTACGACTTCAACTTTCATGACTGGCTCTAACAGCACCGGCCCAGCTTTCTTACAGGCGGCTTGCAGGGCCATGGAAGCAGCTACTTTAAAGGCCGCTTCAGAAGAGTCAACGTCGTGGTACGAACCGTCGTACACGGCGACCCCAACGTCGATGAGCTGATAACCAGCCACGATACCGCGGTCCAAAGCTTCTTCAGCACCTTTGCGAATTGGGTTGATGTACTCGCGAGGAATGGCACCACCCTTAACCTCATCTTTAAATTCAAAACCTGCCCCAGCCTCTCGTGGATAAACGCGAAGCCAACAGTGACCGTACTGACCACGACCACCAGATTGCTTAATGTACTTCCCTTCTGCTTCGGCCGTTTTACGAATAGTTTCTCGATACGCCACCTGTGGCTTACCAACGTTGGCTTCAACTTTAAATTCCCGCTTCATGCGGTCGACAATGATGTCGAGGTGGAGTTCTCCCATGCCGGCAATGATGGTCTGGCCAGTTTCCTCGTCACTTCGCACCCGGAATGTTGGGTCTTCCTCGGCCAATTTCTGCAAGGCCACGCCCATCTTCTCTTGGTCAGCCTTCGTTTTTGGTTCAACAGCCACAGAAATAACTGGTTCTGGGAAAGTAATTGACTCAAGAACGACTGGGTGCGCTGGATCACAAATAGTGTGACCAGTGAAGGTGTTCCCAAGACCAACTGCCGCCGCAATGTCCCCAGCGTAAACCATATCAACGTCTTCACGACTGTTGGCGTGCAAACGAACAATTCGCCCAATACGTTCTCGGTTCCCTGTTGTTGTGTTTAATACGTACGAACCGGCGCTCAATGTTCCTGAGTACACCCGGAAGAAACACAGCTTACCGACAAAGGGGTCAATGGCCACCTTAAAGGCCAGGGCTCGAAACGGAGCGCTGTCATCGGCCTTAATTTTAATTTCTTCTTCCAAATTGTCTGGGTTCTTACCAATAACTTCCGGGGTGTCGATTGGTGAAGGAAGATACGCAACAACACCGTCGAGTAGTTCCTGCACGCCCTTGTTTTTGAGTGCCGAACCACAAAACACAGGAATAATTTTACGATTAATAGTTCCGACGCGAAGTGCCCGCTTCAAGTCCTCAAGCGACGGTTCTGTGCCGGCAAAAAACTGCTCCATCAATTTCTCATCTTGCTCGACAATTGCTTCGATTAAACGAGCGCGGTACTCTTCAACTTTTTCTTTCATGTCTTCTGGAACGTCACGCTCTTCAAACTTCGTTCCGAGTTCGTCGAGGTACACAATGGCTTTGCGTTCGAGCAGGTTGATGATGCCCTGAAATTTATCCTCGGAACCAATTGGTAATTGCACCGGGTAGGCGTCTTTCGTGAGGCGCTCGTGGATGGAAGCCATGTCAGCGTAGAAATCTGCACCGGTTCTATCCATTTTGTTAATGAAGCAGATTCGAGGCACGCTGAATTTATCTGCTTGGTGCCACACTGTTTCCGATTGCGGCTCAACCCCGGCGACCCCATCAAAAACAACGACCCCACCGTCTAGAACACGCAGCGACCGCTGCACTTCAACAGTGAAGTCGATGTGACCTGGTGTGTCGATAATGTTGATGCGGTGCTCTTTCCAAAAGCAGGTTGTGGCAGCGGCGGTAATGGTGATACCCCGTTCTCGCTCTTGCTCCATCCAGTCCATGGTTGCTTCACCTTCGTGCACCTCACCAATTTTGTGCTTCTTTCCAGTGTAAAAAAGGATTCGCTCAGTTACCGTTGTCTTCCCCGCGTCAATGTGGGCGATGATACCGATATTCCTGGTTTTTTCGAAAGTATAATCTCGGGGCATAAAAAGAATGCTATATGCTATACGCTATAAGCTATACGTAAAAGCAGTGCGTATGTCGTTAGGCGTAAAGCGTAGAGCGATTTAACGGGCGAAGTGAGAGAATGCTCGGTTAGACTCGGCCATGCGGTGAATATCAAGTTTCTTTTTAATTGCGGCACCTTCATTGTTTGCCGCCGCCATGACCTCACCAGCCAATTTTTGAGCCATTGGTCGACCCTTGCCGTTGTTCGCCGCAGCAATCAACCAACGGAAAGCCAGCATCTGACGGCGTTCGGCGCGCACCGGAACCGGAATCTGATAGTTACCACCGCCAACTCGCTTGCTACGAACTTCAACAACTGGCGAGACATTTTTAACCGCTTCCTCAAAAATTACAACTGGATCTTTTTGCGTCTTTTCAGCAACGATTTCGAGCATACCGTACACAATTTTCTGCGCCACGGTCTTTTTCCCGCGCTCCATTACGCAATTAATGAACTTGGCGACATCAGCCCGGTGAAATTTCGGGTCTGGTTCTGTTGTGCGCTTTGGTGCTTGTTTTCCTCGCATATTTTAAATTACTTCTTTTTCGGCTGCTTGGCTCCGTAGCGACTGCGGCTGCGCTGTCGGTTTGCCACACCCTGCGTGTCATACACACCTCGAACAATGGTGTACCGAACACCAGGCAAGTCTTTCACCCGACCACCACGAATAAGCACGATTGAGTGTTCTTGAAGATTATGACCAACCCCTGGAATGTAGGCGGTAACTTCCATGCCGTTCGACAACCGAACACGGGCAATCTTTCGAAGCGCCGAGTTTGGTTTCTTTGGTGTTTGGGTGGTTACCTTTAGACAAACGCCACGCTTGAACGGGCTACCCTGGGGAAGCTCTCGTCGACGACGGTGCAACGTATCAAGGGTCGTCTGCATAGCAGGCGCCTCTGATTTTGTCTTTTTACTTTTTCGAGCTCCTCGTCGGAGCTGGTTCATCGTAGGCATGTAGAAAAATGAAGCGTAAACAAAAGTAGACCCGTACGAACCCGTGATCTACTTATTCGCGAATCTTGGGATCACTGCATTACTACACAGTGGCAAAAGTGTACGAAAAGAAGGCTTCCCCGTCAAGCCCTAGTAGCGCAATGTCTGAAGGAGCACTCCGAAGCCATTTTGTCCAAGGAAAGCTCTGGTTATGGCAAATATGACAGGAGTTAAGATACTCGCGAAAAAGATGAGGAAAACAAGGAATAACATGAATCCATAGCGCTCGAGGTAGTCCCGAACCACTCCAAACCGCTCTGGCAGAATGGCTAGCAATACATGCGAGCCATCAAGGGGCGGCAAGGGAACAAGGTTGAAAATTGCCAAAAGTATATTTGCGTAAACAACAATTCCTAAAATGCCGGTCATTATCTCAGGTAGTGGTACAAAACGAACAAGTAACGCACAAACGAGAGCGAGCGCTACATTTCCGAGTGGGCCAGAAATGCCCACAAGTGCCGAACCGTACTTTGGAAATCGCAGGTTGTACGGATTAAACGGCACGGGCTTCGCGGCCGCAAACATAAAGCGGCCACCCGTACCAATAAACAAGAGTAGCGGCAGTAGCACCGTGGCAAACGGATCAATGTGTGCCATGGGGTTCAAGGTCAAGCGACCCAGGTCTTTGGCAGTTCTGTCCCCTAGCTGGTCAGCCGTCCACGCGTGTACGTACTCGTGAAAAATGGCAGACAAAAATAAAATGACAAAAAATGAAATGGCAATAATCATAGTAGAGAAAGAATACAAGACGACCACAAATGACGCCAGAGTTTCTGGCTACTAATTCCGCCACCACTATTCACTATGCTTGACGTTTTCAAGGGTTTTTTGCTAGCATGCCGGCACGCTTCTCTAAAGAAGAGATCATCAGCATACTATATGGCAAAAATTTGCGATCAATGCGGCCGAGGCTCAGCGAAGGCGAACAGCCGTAGCCACTCAAACATTGCGACTATCCGTAGACAACACATTAACTTGCAGAGCCGTACGATAGACGGTAAGCAAGTCAAAATCTGTACCTCTTGCCTTCGAACGAACGTAAAGGTTACCGCATAAATTTGAATTTTACATAAAAACAACCCCGACATACCGTCGGGGTTGTTTTTTGCATTAAAAAGACCCCTTACGGGGTACTTAATTCCATGGGTGGAATTTTGAGGGTGCCTTTAGAATCGCAACTTCTGCCACTGGTCTGGTTTTGGCTCTAGGATAAGAGGACGATTCACCGATATCCCGATTTCGTTGTGATAATCACTTCGAACGGGCAACGGGAATTAACGCCGCACGGGCTCTCACTCATCAGCCAAGGCTGACGGGTATCTGAGCCGCTATGTGCCCAGGTTGTCCCAAAACAGGTTCCAGTGGTTGTGAAGCTGCTGTCCCACTAACGGGACCATTAAAGAGTAGCACTGATAAAGCATTGGGTCAATTTGTATTTTTTTAAACGGAAACGGGGCGAGGAAGGCTTTGCAGTCTCTTCCCCGCCCCGTTGAACCTGACTTAATGACGCTAGCTTCCCTCCGAAAGCACGTCACTGGGGTGGGCTAACCCCTTCTCATGGCGTTCGCTGTCGGGCTATTCCCCGACGTCGCGTTCGCAGACCTCGAAACCTTCCCACACGGTCTCCGTGCTGACGGTGTGGGAAATCCCCGTCCACGGCTGACCTCCGACCGGCGAGTGGTCGAAGTTCGTCGTCGCCCTGCGATCGGTACTCTCGTACGACCACTGGCGATAGTCAGTCTTCCCTCCCGACCCGTAAAACGTCGCGGGCGCGCAGGGATTCGTGACAACGTCGAAAAACAGTTTCTCACCGTTCCGACGCTGCACCACGATGGAGCCGTCGGGCGATTCCGTGAAGCGACCGCGCAGTCCTTCACCACCACCACTGCCGCCGTTGCCGTCAGACTGCCACACGGACAGTCCGGCCGTGCAGGCGCTGTACTCGCCATACGCATCGAATGAGTACCGGCAGCAGCTCAACGCCGAGACCCAGGACGAACGGTGGACGTACGAGCCGGTCGCCTCGTCGCAGTACTGCTCATCCGTCGTAGAGTAGGCGGTCGTGCAGTATTGCGTGCTGCCCGAGATGGGCTGCGGCGTCGTCTGCTCGGGGGCGGCCACCAACCGCTGCATCGCCTGCTGCTTGGCGATTTTCCGGTCGAGCCGACGGTCGACCTTCTCCATCGCCTTTTCCTTGGCGAGGTCGGCGGCATTGCTCTGGGTCACGACGCCGATCTGTGCCATGACCGCCGACGGCTGTTCGAGCCGACAGTCGGTCGGTTCGACGCAGCTCTGCTGCGCGAGGGCCGACGACACGGAAAGAGCGACGGCAAAAACTGCCAAAAACATACGAACTTTCTTCATGACTGACTCCGATGCTCTCGTGATAAAAGAAACCGCTGAATGCAGCTTCTATAACGAGAACAAAACAGAATGACAAAAAAACTTGCAAATGTCAATACCAACAGAAGCCCTTGCAGGGGCTTCTGTTGGCCATACGCAATACGCTTTATGCTTTACGAACTACAGCAAAATTCTGCTCAGTTCTCGTATGACGTAGTGCGTATATCGAGTGCGTATAGCGTACGGCGTAATGCGTATCGCTTGCCTACGTGTCTCCCAATATTCCTTCGGAACCAACACCATGCTTCCCGCGATATCGTTTTCTTCCCGCTACTTTTAATCGAATAAGTGACCGTTGTAACTCGGCTGCGGCCGCAATGTAATGTTCAGAATCTTCACGGATGCCTTCCATGGCTTGCTTGGCCCGCTCGCGCGCTGCCTCGGCTCTGGCAATATCAATTTCTTCAGCCCGTTCTGCCGCGTCTGCTAAAATAACCAGTTCATTGCCTGAGCGCATTTCAGCGAATCCACCAGTAACTGCCATAACGACTTCGTCATTCCCCTGCCTCGCGACCAGTTCGCCAGAAGCAAGCTCGCTTACCAGAGGAATATGATTTGGCAAAACAGTAATCTGCCCACTCGTTGTGGGGATAGTCACCTGTTCAACTTCAGCCCGAAAAACAGTTCGCTCTGGAGTTGTAATTTCAAAGGTTAATGTTGCCATAAGCACACTAAGCCGTACGCACTACGCTGTACGTTATATGGATAGAGATTTTGGCTGCGTAGAGCATAAAGCGTATAGCCGATGAAGTTTCGGCCTTAAGCCGAAACTTCATCAATGGTTCCTTTCATGTAAAACGCCTGCTCTGGTTTGTCGTCGTGCTTGCCCGCGAGTATCTCGGCAAAACCACGGACTGTTTCGCTGAGCGGCACGTACTTCCCTGGGGTACCAGTAAACTGCTCAGCCACAAAGAATGGCTGCGAGAGGAAGCGTTGAATTTTACGCGCTCGGCTAACAATGCTCCTGTCTTCGTCAGACAATTCTTCAATGCCGAGAATAGCGATAATATCTTGCAAGTCCTTGTAGCGCTGCAATACCTTCTGCACGCTGCGGGCAACTCGGTAGTGCTCTTCACCAACAACGTCGGGCGAAAGAATTGTTGAACTTGAATCGAGCGGATCAACAGCTGGATAAATACCGAGTTCAGCCAGAGACCGGGCGAGCGTAACGGTTGAATCAAGGTGAGCAAACGTTGTGGCTGGGGCTGGGTCGGTCAAGTCGTCAGCCGGAACATACACCGCCTGCACTGAGGTTACCGAACCTTTGGTTGTTGAAGTAATTCGCTCTTGCAGCTCACCCATTTCTGTAGCTAAGGTTGGCTGATACCCCACGGCCGACGGAATACGACCAAGGAGTGCCGACACTTCAGCACCAGCTTGGGTGAAGCG from Patescibacteria group bacterium harbors:
- the rplB gene encoding 50S ribosomal protein L2, which gives rise to MPVRIHKPTSPGRRKSSVQSFDVLTKSEPEKSLIFFKRRSGGRNNQGKITVRHRGGGARRYVRIVDFRRTRYDEVATIAAIEYDPNRSAHLALITYPDATKAYIIAPDGLKVGDTISSSLQQIAIATGNRMPLLHIPPGVRVHSVEFRPSEGGKMAR
- the rplW gene encoding 50S ribosomal protein L23, which encodes MSILEKLFQADEAPVAAPKIAKGSTAVKPVEKKTTKKAAAAKKVAAQNGVLVRPVVTEKAAHLAAMNQYVFAVSQRSNKITIALAVEAVYGIRPVAVHVIKVRGKERLRRNASGWTSDWKKAVVTLPKGKSITVIEGV
- the rplD gene encoding 50S ribosomal protein L4; this translates as MAKVPVFNLKGVQTGERELSDRFFAVPANALLIQQAVVAEQANARKVIAHTKTRADVRGGGKKPWKQKGTGRARHGSSRSPIWRGGGVTFGPRNDANYSVKINKKMRRKALLMALSDKVGAQRFLVMESLPEAGKTKDFSGVAKAILTAIKATRQPKTVVVVPTISDSLKRSTRNLKGFEAIRTDSLNIKTIIGAEYTLTTPEGVVAMEAWFAKRDKAEKTV
- the rplC gene encoding 50S ribosomal protein L3 — encoded protein: MKFIIGTKKNMSEHREADGRVVPVTVISVSPCVVTGIRTTERDGYTALQLATGERRNLTKALLGHFGTHGKFRTVREFRPWAGEVIPAVAIGDSVDLTQFTVGDMVTVTGTSKGRGFQGVVKRHGFHGSPKTHGHKDQVRMPGSIGAGGVQHVFKGTRMAGRMGGGQITVSNLKVIAVNAAAGELLVKGAVPGARHSVVLLRNAL
- the rpsJ gene encoding 30S ribosomal protein S10, whose product is MAKTAVHPKVAGAPEEFQQRVRIKIRAYDHKIIDASARTIMDTAIRSGANVVGPIPLPTEKSRFTVMRSPFIDKDARDQFEIRVHKRLIDIVEPTAKTIDALMGLSLPAGVDIEIKM
- the tuf gene encoding elongation factor Tu, with the protein product MADMFDRSKPHINVGTIGHVDHGKTTLTAALLSVLGAAGKTAQKKGVDEIDKAPEEKARGITIATAHVEYESDKRHYAHVDCPGHADYVKNMITGAAQMDAAILVVSATDGPMPQTREHILLARQVGVPCIVVFINKVDMVSDPELIDLVEEEVRELLTKYQFPGDKTPIIRGSALKDLENPTGEYAKPILDLVAQLDDYVPEPVRETDKPFLMPIEDIFSIEGRGTVVTGRIERGMVKVGEEVELVGMRDTVKTTVTGIEMFNKSLSEGRAGDNAGVLLRGTKKDDVDRGQVLAKPGSVTPHSEFEAEVYTLTKEEGGRHKPFLTGYKPQFYIRTTDVTGEISLPAGTEMVMPGDTTAVTVKLMVPVALEDKTRFAIREGGRTVGAGVVTKITK
- the fusA gene encoding elongation factor G, whose amino-acid sequence is MPRDYTFEKTRNIGIIAHIDAGKTTVTERILFYTGKKHKIGEVHEGEATMDWMEQERERGITITAAATTCFWKEHRINIIDTPGHIDFTVEVQRSLRVLDGGVVVFDGVAGVEPQSETVWHQADKFSVPRICFINKMDRTGADFYADMASIHERLTKDAYPVQLPIGSEDKFQGIINLLERKAIVYLDELGTKFEERDVPEDMKEKVEEYRARLIEAIVEQDEKLMEQFFAGTEPSLEDLKRALRVGTINRKIIPVFCGSALKNKGVQELLDGVVAYLPSPIDTPEVIGKNPDNLEEEIKIKADDSAPFRALAFKVAIDPFVGKLCFFRVYSGTLSAGSYVLNTTTGNRERIGRIVRLHANSREDVDMVYAGDIAAAVGLGNTFTGHTICDPAHPVVLESITFPEPVISVAVEPKTKADQEKMGVALQKLAEEDPTFRVRSDEETGQTIIAGMGELHLDIIVDRMKREFKVEANVGKPQVAYRETIRKTAEAEGKYIKQSGGRGQYGHCWLRVYPREAGAGFEFKDEVKGGAIPREYINPIRKGAEEALDRGIVAGYQLIDVGVAVYDGSYHDVDSSEAAFKVAASMALQAACKKAGPVLLEPVMKVEVVTPEQFMGDVIGDLNSKRGQVQQMRERSGMRIIDAIVPLAELFGYATELRSISQGRASYSMEFAQYVDVPRNVTEVIIGERAKK
- the rpsG gene encoding 30S ribosomal protein S7 — encoded protein: MRGKQAPKRTTEPDPKFHRADVAKFINCVMERGKKTVAQKIVYGMLEIVAEKTQKDPVVIFEEAVKNVSPVVEVRSKRVGGGNYQIPVPVRAERRQMLAFRWLIAAANNGKGRPMAQKLAGEVMAAANNEGAAIKKKLDIHRMAESNRAFSHFAR
- the rpsL gene encoding 30S ribosomal protein S12, producing MPTMNQLRRGARKSKKTKSEAPAMQTTLDTLHRRRRELPQGSPFKRGVCLKVTTQTPKKPNSALRKIARVRLSNGMEVTAYIPGVGHNLQEHSIVLIRGGRVKDLPGVRYTIVRGVYDTQGVANRQRSRSRYGAKQPKKK
- a CDS encoding site-2 protease family protein codes for the protein MIIAISFFVILFLSAIFHEYVHAWTADQLGDRTAKDLGRLTLNPMAHIDPFATVLLPLLLFIGTGGRFMFAAAKPVPFNPYNLRFPKYGSALVGISGPLGNVALALVCALLVRFVPLPEIMTGILGIVVYANILLAIFNLVPLPPLDGSHVLLAILPERFGVVRDYLERYGFMLFLVFLIFFASILTPVIFAITRAFLGQNGFGVLLQTLRY
- a CDS encoding L28 family ribosomal protein; the protein is MAKICDQCGRGSAKANSRSHSNIATIRRQHINLQSRTIDGKQVKICTSCLRTNVKVTA
- a CDS encoding F0F1 ATP synthase subunit epsilon yields the protein MATLTFEITTPERTVFRAEVEQVTIPTTSGQITVLPNHIPLVSELASGELVARQGNDEVVMAVTGGFAEMRSGNELVILADAAERAEEIDIARAEAARERAKQAMEGIREDSEHYIAAAAELQRSLIRLKVAGRKRYRGKHGVGSEGILGDT